One Camelus bactrianus isolate YW-2024 breed Bactrian camel chromosome 26, ASM4877302v1, whole genome shotgun sequence genomic window, GAGGAGAGAAGGGCCCTCTGCAAAGCCCCCTCCGTGGCCTCGTCCTGGCAGCCGTGGACGCCTGTCCCCCGGGCTGGGGAAAAGCTGCTTCCCGCCGAAGAGACTCTCGAGGACTCTTTGTTCACGCCTCGCCCCGGGGAGAGCGGCACTGCTGGGGTGTCGCCCAGCTCCCGGATGAGGCACAGATCGGAGCCCCAGCACCCCAAGGAGAAGCCGTTTGTGTTCAGCCTGGATGATGCGAGCATACGGACCTCTGACGTGTGATGAGGCGTGGTGCCCAGGGAGGGTTGGTGGGGGGGGCAGCTCAGACAAGGGGCCACGGTGTAGCTTCTCCACCTGCTCGAATCCCTAGGGAGCTCTGTGGGAGGGGCCCTCCCAGCTggcttaaaaaaatatgtatatcaaTGCAGTGTATTTAATTTGGGGAAAGTCACTAGGTTAGGCCTGTAGGTATGCCCAGTGGAGAGCGGGGTGCCTCTTACTTGACTATTCCAAGGTCTTCCTGGTGAGAGGAGGTTGGAAGTCCAATCTCATCCCCAACCAAGTTTTATTTCCCTGTCTTAGTCTTATCCCTTTGTTTCCAAGCCAGGCACAGAATCTTAAGGCCGGTCATCTGGTTTTATCCTATTTCCTGTTTATTGGCTGAAGTTTGACTGTGAAGAGCAGGGTGGAGACTAGTGCAGCTGATGggagggggggaggaggggggaggagggggcagaccCAGGCTCCAGCTCCACAGGGACACATTCTGAGGGGAGGTGTTAAAATCTGGGGGCTCGGGGGGGGGTCCCTCAGAATGTTGACCAGGGCTGATCCCCCCAGGGGACCTCCGTAGGGGAAGACCTAGGGACCTCTTGTAAGGTACGGGGAATGATTCCACCTCAGCGCATcagccagttttggaaatgactCTCTACTCTTCTGGACGTTCTCTGACCCTAAATACTGTCGATGTGAGAGACAGACCTGCCCACCCGGCTTCTGTGTCAGGCCCCAAGGATGCGTGAAATCAGCATTCAATGTTGAGAACAGAATGGACAGTACCCTTGATAACCGGGTTACTTGGAACATGGAGAGGGTTGATGAATGTGTGATAATTCACTCCTGTGACAGATCAGATCTCTGTTCTAGAATGTGAGAGTCACTTTACAGCCGGTGCTGGGAAGAGATGGATTATAGTTCACCCAGCTCAAATGTTTTGATCCATGTTTTCCAGATAGAAGAAAAGGTCCGTGTTAGCAAAGACGGATGACCTTGACTCTGTGCCTCACAGCCCTTCTTTAAGGGGCCGATGGAAGTCTAATTTTCAGTGGTGTGTGGTGTGTACCCTGCCAGGTGTGCTTTCTTCCCATGCTTTGTGTTGCCCTTTGAATGATGCCTTGTGTACTTGCGTGATCACACCTGTCATCTGATGAGGTCCCCTGTACTTAACAGCGAACAGATAACAAAGATAATCTCGagagatatttatatttttaataaaatagaaatgtgcATAGAAACATTGATTTAGAGGCTGTGCTTTGCTGCCTAGAGACTTCCCGGAGAGAAGAACATAGATTGTATTTCCCATGCCACATCTTAGGAGCTACATTCTTCTGTTTGACAAGGGAGTCTTCTATATTTCCAGGGTCCCTGGGAGAATCTGTCCATCCGGCTTAGGTGGTGAACCTGAAGGGGTTCCCTGAAGGGAGGGAGCTTAACTCACTTCTGTCTGTAACTTTTTATCAGCTAGATCATTCACTTTTgtctttacattaaaaattagtGACTAGAGGAGGAGATCAGGAGAAGCATTTTTACCTCAGTCAGTCCTTTCCCCTGCTTATGCCCAAATCTCATGCAGGGGCAAAAACATGTGATTAGAAAATCCTTACTGGCTGGTGGGAAATCCTCTGTGTCTTTCAGGCACTGGAGTCTCCTTGAAGTCTGTGTCAGGTTGAGGACTTTTCTTGACTGCGCTGCTGAAACCTTCATTTAAGTTGTTTGGCTGAGTGGTCCTGGTGTCAACATTGatacaaaaaaggaaatctgCCCTGGATCGATTGGTCAACTGatcaatctctctctttttctgttttctgcagCCTCTTGTATACTTTTATCCTCAGAAATCCGTGGTTTGGGGATTATTTATCTGAGTGGTCAGGGAGACAATATACTTCAAGTGGTCTGATTTCAAGAAGCCATTCCCAGTTCTTAAAACTGTTTTGTCTCTAGTTTCATCTTCAAATTTTACTTGAGAAAATTCTTTGGCTAGGTCAGTGATACGGAACTACCAAAAGTAAATTAGGAACTTTTGAGATCTCTTAAAACAGTCCCTAACTCATGGAGAGATGTCATCTCTTGATGCTTAAGTTGTGAAAACctatccatttctctctcttttaagtaaACTGCTGGATTACCATTGCTAAATCAATTGGCCATTATAGTAAGCTGATCTGTTTCTTATTCAGTAAGGTCTATTTTGAGAATGTACCAAATTAAACATACTTATAAATCCAGATTGTATTATTGTGGTAGAAGGCAAACAAGGACTCTAGTTGGCAAATATTTGGGAATTCCAAGTTAGGACATTGTTAATGTAGTTCCAACActggataaatataattatcttCAAGGAAAGACATTCTCCTTCCGAAATCTGAATCTGAATTCTGAAATTGAATTCCTTTTTGTGTCCGTATTTCTTACCTCTGGTTAATTTCATATCACCACCTTTTAATGTAACTACCTGTGTGAGCCAAAGATGGCGCCTATACCGCTAGAGCCTCTggttttaaatgtgtaaaatggAACCAAATGGAAAGAACAGGGTGGGGACGCAATATTGGTTAGTAAGTTAAGTGCATAGGCTTGGGCATAAATctgtgttcaaaaaaaaaaaaaaagaaccaaaaaatatACTGCATTTTCTTTGTGGAGTAAAAACATTCTCTGAGTTGTGCCGTTTTCATAAGACATTGGACTTGGTCTTGACCCACTGTGTGTAACAGTATTTCGTGTGTCTCCCCATAGCTGAACGATTATTGTCCACCGTTCTTGAAAGTTAAGGATTTGCCTGTTCGCGGTCAGCTGATGGCTGGTGAACATGGTTTGTCCTTTTGCATTCAGTGAGACGACATAATTGTACTAAGGTGTCCACCGAGCAAAGTGAGTCAGGTCAAAATATGAGAATTTCAAATCTGTTTCTGAGTAAAATGCTGAGCTCCCGTGAGAAAGAATCCAACTTCATAGTTCACTTGaagcagaactttttttttttccctttttctttttgaccCAAACCTAACTGGGCTCAGATACGGGCTAAAAAGATCCAATAAGGTAGCAGATTCAGTAGTGGAGAGCAGTGGCACCTGGTATGTTTATTTTCACTGTTAACCAGATAAACAGACAAATTGGGGTAGCAGCATTTTGGAAACTGGGTTTCCCAAATCAGCTTTGTTTTATAAACTTTGAACatgtcagaaatgagcaggttttttaaatctttttttctcttactccatttctctttctctgttatgCCTGCGCTAGTGAATGACAGCCACTCATGCTaggaaaaatctgaataaagcagACATTTGGCCCAAACCTCTACTGTTTGACCCCTTCCCCGGTTGCTTCTGAGGGTGTGGCATGACTCTGTTTTGAACCAGTGTGTTTCAGCTGTGAAATGCACTCCCCGTAGGCTCTGAGCTGAGTGCATGGAAACTGTTACGCTTCTCATTTTACGTGGTCTCCTAATTGGTATGTAGCAAAAAGTAATTTTCTAAAACTGTTTTGTTGCTTGTTTTGTAATAAAACCATGTGAGATACTGAAATGTGGTGTGTGTTTTCCCAGCTCTGACCTTCCGTCCGTGGGTGGGTGATGTGTCTTGTCAGTCTGTCCCCGTTATTGGTTTTAATGTATTTCAGCAGGCAGGTCCCTGCTGGGCCGGGGACGGGTCTTCATCGCTTGGGGCgggtggaggaggagatggaCGGGGGTGTGCGGAGAGGGCTGCCAGGTTCTGCCCCTTAAAGTCGGGGGGCTGGCGGAGGCGGCAGCCCAGTCCGCAGAAAGCGTTGCCCTTCTTAGAGCAGCTGCGGGCCCAGGGGAAAGTCATTGGGaaagtgggagggaagagggaagggaacaGGATGAGCAGACCGCCGCTGCGGCCCGCGGGGCTcggtccctccctcctgctctggctgctgctgcCCCCGGGGCCTGTGCCCGTGCCCGGGGTGCAGGCCTGGAGGGCCAGGCCCCCGCCGTCCTGCCCCGCAGTCTGCGAGCCGATGCgctgcccccagctgccccctTGCTCGGCGGGGACGACGCCGATGCTCGACCGCTGCGGATGCTGCCGCGTCTGCCCGGCGGCCGAGGGCGAGGACTGCGGCGGGGCGCTCGTCCGGCCCTGCGCCCTGGGGCTGCAGTGCCGCGCGCCATCCGCGCCCCGGCtcctcggcggcggcggcggcggcggcggcggcgggctggGCACCTGCGGCTgccgggcggcgggggcggccgtGTGCGGCAGCGACGGGCGCACCTACCCCAGCCTGTGCGCGCTCCGCGCCCAGAACCGCGCCGCGCGCCTCCGTGGCGCGCCCCCGGCCGTGCCGGTGCAGAAGGGGGAGTGCGGGGACCCAGGTGAGCGGAGGGCCGCGCGCCCTCGGCGCCCTCTTTGCACTTCCTTCACCAGCCGCCTTCGCCGCGGGCTCTCCCCCGCTCCATCGCCAGAGGGACTCAACGCCTCCTTGCTCCCGATTTTCTTCCCTCTTAGGTGTCTCGTTACCGGTTCCCACGTGGTTGCTCCCCAATTTCCTCCCCAAAGCTGTTTGCAGtcttacctttaaaaaattttttccaccCAGGATGGGAGGTCTAGTTCCTTCAAGGCGTATCCTCATGGGACCGCAGTGAATACATAGGGGGAGACccaagagaggaagggaagggaaggtgacggagagggaggagaggggccgAGAGATTTGAGAGATGACGCCCGGATGCGGTCAGGCAGCGAGGGTCCCCCGCCCCAAGAATGGAGCATCTCTTCACAGGGACCAGAAGCGCAGGCTGGCTCAGGAGCAAGTACAACTTCGTCGCGGCGGTGGTGGAGAAGGTGGCGCCGTCTGTGGTGCACTTGCAGCTGTTCCGCAGGTAAAGGAGATTGGAGGAGGACCTCAGTTCCCGAGGGTTAATTGTTTCCCTGAGCCTCCGTGCTCTCCAAGCGTCATTTACTCGTAAAAACCGCGGAGAGGAAACCAAGCGACTCAAAGAGGTTGAATAAACTGGCTCGTTTAGCCGAAGAGCAGAGGCACAGGGATTCTGACTTCCCAGTCTGGGCTACCCCTCTCTCTCATCTCCCACAGATTTAAGAGCTAGAAGGCATCTTGATGGTGATTTTGCCTGGCCCTCTCCTTTGCAAGGAAGGAATCCCAGACCCAGACAGCAGGAGTAATTTGTCCTATGTCACAAAGCCAGTTAGTAGCGGAACCTAAGCTGGAAGCAGACTTCCTTGactccctccctgcctgggtGTTGGATAATGTGGCACTCGCTCCACTTTTGCCCCCAGTATTATGATTAGGTCAGTCCTCGTTGAAGCAGAGGGCTGATGCTTTGACCAGCTCTCAAGAAGGGAGCATCCTTGGAACAGGAGAGTTGGAATCAGCTCTCAGTCGTGTTCACAAGAGACGGCCAGAGCCCGGAAGAGGCAGAGTCCAGTTACACATGgggagaatgaaaacagacaGGGAAAAGGGAAATGTCTGAGAAAACTGTGGTGGCAGTTATGTTTAATAAATGTGAGGGTCCCATGCTTCCGGACCACGGTGGAAGCCCGGATTTTCCCACCCTCTGCTTATGCTGCTGTCTTGCCGAGACAGGTCACCTCTCACTGGCGAGGATATTCCTGCATCCAGTGGCTCTGGGTTCATAGTGTCTGAGGATGGGCTCATTGTTACCAATGCCCACGTCCTCACCAACCGGCAGCGGATCCAGGTGGAGCTCCAGAGCGGGGTCCAGTATGAAGCCACCGTCAAGGACATTGACCATAAATTGGATCTCGCTCTCATTAAGATTGAGCCAGACGTGAGTCTGCGAGGGCCAAATCAAAAGTCTGCATATTTGGGGGTTTTCATCAATTTGCTCATattttcttccccacccccaccgcacaTCTTTTCTCCCTGGTATATGCCTTTTTTCCCcatagtttcctttctttttgttcttcatgTCTTCTCGTTTATTTTCTTCCATCCTGTCTGTCTGTATATCCCTAACGATTTCTATTAACTACCCAgcagtctttttttctccttcgcCTCGTTCTTCCACAGATACTGCTGCTGGGAAACTTACTTCTCTGCTTGTCTTAGAACAGCGGGAGTGCTTGAAATGGATTCAAAACTGCTAAGGAATGCTTTGAGTTTCTTGCTATACACAATGgtctaccctcccaccccccacttcCGGCAGCACTGACATCATCTGAGAATTtttcagaaatgcagaatctcagacccCACACAGGTCTACTGAATCAGGGTCTTTAGTAAGGTCCCCAGGTGATTCGTGTTTGCATTAAAGAGATGTGCTGCTTTGGGTGACATTTCTGCCTGTGGCTTGttatctttgtaaatttttgagCTGGAATGGTGCTAAGTAAGTTGCGGATGTCAGTTTATGTTCATCAGTCACTTCGTGGGCAGTTTACTTACAGTGATTTCTGCAGGCGATGATTTTAGATTTTAGAGATGGTCTCCAGCATCTCAACAAGGGAGAGTTCAGAGGTAGTTGGAATTTAAGGAAGAGGCCTCGGTCAGTTGTAGAACCTATGTTGGGGGGTGGTGATTCTTGGGTTATAAGTTTCAAAAGGTTGGAGACTGTGTCACATGTGTGTGGTACACAAACACTGATTGATTCCATTCTTGATTTGTTCTTCACCTCTTTGTTGTCCCCGTCCCTCCTTGTGCATGTGCAGACGGACCTTCCTGTATTGCTGCTGGGAAGGTCATCTGACCTGCGAGCTGGCGAGTTCGTGGTGGCCTTGGGCAGCCCGTTTTCTCTGCAGAACACAGTGACCGTGGGAATTGTCAGCACTACCCAGCGAGGGGGCAAAGAGCTGGGGCTGAGGGATTCCGACATGGACTATATCCAGACGGACGCCATAATTAATGTAAGTCACAGGGGTGGACCATCCTCAGCTCCTAAGACACTGGCAGTGCAGTGAGAGGAACACTTCAGGGtgcctccttttccttttggCCTTTCGGGCATGTCCAGAGTTCAGTTTTATCCCCACAAGAGGGACGGGATGGCACGCTGTTAGAGCTCAGCCTGTTTGATGTGATACTGGGCATCCATGATACTGGGTGGCCTCTCAGGGTCTGTCACTGAGGTCACCACTGCTGTAGGAGGTGGTGGTCCTCCTGCTGTTGTCCTTCACCTGCACCGACTTCAGCATTTATGATGAGGGGGCATAGCTTTCCCTGCCCTGGGGGACTAGGAGCTCGCTAGGGCAGGCTGCTTTTGGTAAACCTCTTTAGGAACTATCAGAAAAGGACTGACACCTTTTTCAAATTCTCTCTTCAGCACGGGAATTCGGGGGGGCCCCTGGTGAACTTGGTAAGTGGCCCCTTTCCTTGCTGCTCCATGCCTCTTCCTAACTTTCAAAGACTCGACAGATTCCCTGATGCAGACTAGGATGTCGCTCTTGCATAGAGATTTGTGGAACAATGTTTTTCTATGATTGCGTCTTAAGGAAAGGGTTAGGAAAAATTTAAGATCTACAAAGGATTTGTCATCCTGGCGTGTGAGCTCATCCAACTGAGGGCACCGGGGTGTCTTTACAGTCTCCTTACCTCTTCAACATGCTTTGTTTACATTGGCTACTTAACAAAAGTCCTGCGTTCGCAACCCAAATTTATGTCAAATGACACGTGTATTATGTAAGGTATCTCCTTCAAGACCCCTTGTTGCTGCGTATGAGGAACTAACCCTCATCCCCAAATGTGAATTTTGTGTTAACCTGCTTAGAGATGTCAGAAAAGCCACAAGAATCCCTTACTGTGTAGTgcatttaattcttaaattttcttcaGCATCCTTAGTGAAACTGCCAAGGTTTCTGGTTGCTGGAATACATGTGAGGGGGCAGTGCTGTTTGACCCGCAGTCTGTGATCACACTTTCTGAGTCTCTGTGATCTGATTGCTTTTGGTGCCTCTTTACATATTACTCTTGCTTGTCGGAGGATGAATTGTGTGTGAATTACCGAGCGCTTTTTACTCCTAACATTGCATGTGTTATTTGTGTCTGCCGTCTCCAGTAGATAATGAATTTACAAGAGCGGGGATGAACTGCAGAATTTCAGCCACACTCCAGACCTACCGAATGATAATCTGTGTTTTAATGTGATTCCTAGTCTCTTTTCTGTCCTTTCCGTTACTGAGCTAAAGGATGGTGAAATGCacaaaaaggaaagtatttacCACATCATAGCTTTAGCTTTTACAGCTCTGTTCCTAAGTTCAATTTGCTCAATCTTCTGAATAGTTTCACTGAAGTGTTGCTGAAAGTCCAcagtttttttgccttttccctgtttatttttagtttcatttaagGAACAAAAAGGCAAGTACTCCTTGTCCTCATATCTGTGTCAAAATATGAAGTCTGGTTCACTTTGAATATCAGTGTAATTTggccaagggggaaaaaaaatgggagcTCGAGAATAAGCACCAGATTCCTCAGCAGGAATTTGCACACGTGTATGTCCCCTCTGATGACCTGTCACACTGTCCATCCCCTAAGAGGACAGCCGTTGCTCTATCCTAAGTGATGTGGTTTGCTGGCCTCTGCTTGTTTCATCTGCCCAACTGGGCAGCTGAGTGATGTCACCTGCCTTGTCAGGATGGTGAGGTGATCGGCATAAACACCCTGAAGGTGACAGCGGGCATCTCCTTTGCTATTCCCTCCGATCGCATCCGACAGTTCTTGGAGGAATTCCACGAGCGCCAGCTGAAAGGTAAGGGGGGTTAGgactttttcttcccctcctgtgcttcctaggagccctccaaggATGGATGCTCCATCGTGGTGGGGACACTCCTTTGAGGTCTGTAGAAAACGGAGTCACTGTTACTCAGCTCTTGTCACAGTGGTCCAGGCAGCAATACGGGGGGACCAAGCCCCAAACCCGGAAATATTTGAGTTGAACTATTGTGGAAGGGGAAGCgatgggctggaggtgggaggtaGGTGGGAGGAAGGCAAAGGTTCTCCGAGGCACGTTTGTCTTGAAAGGGCAGCTATCCTAGTAAGGATATTCTGTGACTTAGGTGTCTTTTAAACTCTGCCAAAAGGAAAGAAGTCTTGTCGTTAGGGACGCATTATAACTTTTCTTTCCAGGAAAGGCTCTTTCACAGAAGAAATACCTGGGTCTGCGAATGCTGCCCCTTACCATGAAGTAAGCACTGGTTTGCAAACGTCTGGGGTGTTTTTCTGAAGCCAAAGCTGTAGGTAGAGTCTTGGCGGGGAAGTTAGAGCCTTTGGCTACTGCTGGCTCCTCATGTGACCGTAGGAGTCCAGGGTGGGTGTCTGCCTCTGCCTGTACCCGCATCCACTGGACTTTCCAGGGCTTTCTTTCACTGCGGCTGTCTGTGCTTTATCACGCCCAGCGGGTCTTGGCTTTAGAGAATCAGTCAGGGAAGAAAGATTGTGAGCAGCCGGAGGGAAGGAAGCCTCATCCCCTGGGTGTGAGCCTCGAGCGTGCCTGATGGTGTCCTGACCTCATGGGAAGCCTCTGCTCACTCTCCTTAGCCTGCTTCAGGACATGAAAAGGCACGATCCCGACTTCCCTGATGTGAGCTCTGGGGTTTTTGTGTATGAGGTGATTCAAGGAACCGCGGCTGAAAGGTAAGAGGGCCTCAGGCCTTTGCCCAACCTCCTCCGTCCTCACCAGCTGTGTCCCATGCTAAACGTGTGTTGCATCTGGATTTGCAgtgtccccccacctcccccatggCTGTGGAACCCTTGAGGTGTGGCatgtgtgactgaggaactgcattttaaattttatttgagtttatttaaattaaaaaaacaaacccagaagcaatgcaaaatattttcccactttttttttttttgcttggggAAGACTGCATTTCACTTTAATAACTGCATTGTGTAAGACGTTACCATTGTAGAGCAGCAGATGGGTGTGTGCTATTTCTGGGGGACTTCAAAGACTTACAACAGAGTATCAACTATCTGTTAAGGATtatgattacatgttaaaatgatattttgtatgtagttaaataagatatattattaacattaatttcatctgtttaaaacttttaaaaatctttaaaaactgtaatttttggggggaggtaattaggtttatttacttatttatttttagaggacgtactggggattgaacccaggacctcctgcatgctaagcatgggctctactacttgagctacaccctcctcctccctaaaaattaaaaaaaaaattttttttaaacatgcctatcagaaaatgtaaaattgtatGTGGCTTGCCTGACATTTCTCTTGGACAGTGCTGATTTAGACATGTGcttgtaaggttttttttttttggaaggggatgGTTCTCTGCAACCCGAGAATTCATGCTATGAGGTTACAACAGAAGTTTATATTAATTTTGCCAGGAATTCCCAAGTCTATTCTTTTGCTACGTTAGTTATTAAGAATCAGAAGAATCCAGTGGGTTAGAAgcttaagaatatattttaggGACTTTAAGACACTTTTGGCTTTGAATTCGGGATGACAGAGGCCAacaataaacagacaaacaagtaaataaaagtaaataaagtgaAGCTAGAGGCATTCTGAGACATTTATCGTAACTACTGAGGGAAGAGGTGGCCTGTCCTGCAGTTATCCTCCTGGGCCTCTCTTGTACATCTtcgatctctctctctcaccgtttttgtttttcaagagcCCACTAATCTGCTTAGATTATGGCCACCCTTTTAGCAGGGGGAAGAAGTCACAGGACACGAACGGTGCAGAGTAGCTAAGTGTTAGGAAACCTGTTACTAAATTTGGCTGGTCACAGGCTTTTCTAGACTTTCTTGGttccccgccacccccacccccagggcaacacacatacacacacttatttttaacttctggTTCAAGGCCAGAGCTATTTCTTTCAGCTCTCCAACTCCTTGCTCCTCAAAACGTGGTCCATAGACCAGCAGCAGTAGAATCAGCTGGAGCtgtttagaaatgcagaattaCAGATGCACCACTGAATCAGAAGTCTGCTTTTTAAATAAGATCTTCGGGGCAATCTGAATGCCCATGAAAATGTGGGAGGTACTGCTTGCTTGAAGTCGCTGATAAACCGGAAATGGTTCTGACGTCTCtctaataataatggtaataattacAGTAATAACAGCTGGCGTTTGTCAACCACTATGTCAGGCACCACTTTAAGTGTTCTGCACACTTGTTTGAGCCCCTCCAGGAGTTTGGGGCGGGTACAGGTGTTAATTTATGGAGGAAGCAGCTGTGCTCCAGAGAGGTTAATTACCCTGAGTGTTACACAGGAAGTCAGAGGGCGGGCATGCGGAACCAGCCTGGCTTCTGTAGCAATTAGCCCATTGCCGTGGCTGCCCTTCTTGTTTCTGAGAGGCCGAGTGACTGGCATCGAAGATGAGTTTTCAAGTCTGAAAGACCCAGGATCAAATTCTGCTTTAGCCTCGTACGACGTGGGGGTCCTGGtgaggtgtttgtttgttttttttttttttaatcctgcctGAGCCTCACTTCTTCATACTTGGTGCATAGTTG contains:
- the HTRA4 gene encoding serine protease HTRA4, translating into MSRPPLRPAGLGPSLLLWLLLPPGPVPVPGVQAWRARPPPSCPAVCEPMRCPQLPPCSAGTTPMLDRCGCCRVCPAAEGEDCGGALVRPCALGLQCRAPSAPRLLGGGGGGGGGGLGTCGCRAAGAAVCGSDGRTYPSLCALRAQNRAARLRGAPPAVPVQKGECGDPGTRSAGWLRSKYNFVAAVVEKVAPSVVHLQLFRRSPLTGEDIPASSGSGFIVSEDGLIVTNAHVLTNRQRIQVELQSGVQYEATVKDIDHKLDLALIKIEPDTDLPVLLLGRSSDLRAGEFVVALGSPFSLQNTVTVGIVSTTQRGGKELGLRDSDMDYIQTDAIINHGNSGGPLVNLDGEVIGINTLKVTAGISFAIPSDRIRQFLEEFHERQLKGKALSQKKYLGLRMLPLTMNLLQDMKRHDPDFPDVSSGVFVYEVIQGTAAESSGLRDHDVIVSINGQPVTTTTDVIEAVKASDSLSILVRRKSQTLILTVTPEIIN